Below is a genomic region from Cynocephalus volans isolate mCynVol1 chromosome 14, mCynVol1.pri, whole genome shotgun sequence.
TGCATTTTGATTCTCCTTGAAAATTTATGCCATCTGATAAGCAGTAGCTTATTTCCCCTCCTACCCATTCCCCAAACCCACCCAATGGGGGTCTGTAGGAAACGGGTACAGAAATACAAAGTCATAAGCAGCTGCATTGCCTTAGaagcattaaaaattaaagaacaagcAAACACCACCTAAAGCTCCAACATTTATTGTGTCAATGTTAAGcacactttttaaaagacaacataGAATGTATAGAAACAAGGGGGTGGGGACTCATGCGCATTTCCACAATACAGGTAATTAGGTTGGCTGGTTTCAAAAGGGCTGGGACATCACTCAGGACAGCAGTGGTCCACGGGCCCTCTATATAGGACTGCTTCACTGTTCCAATGTgggtgtgtttttttgtttttactttttattaaaaaatataaataaaatggcacTGCAGGGCCGGGCTGGAAGGACTCTGCAGGACTCTGTCTTCGCACAACGGCTTCTTGGAGGCTACTGTCAGAAAACATCACAAACTAGCAGGATGACAGACCACGCTGACGTCGGCTGGGCCTGGGCGGCACGTCCACCCCGCCCCGGGGGGCTTCACATTTTCTCAGAACTTAAGGGCTCTCGAGCTTCCATCCGAAAACTGCCACACATCTTGAGCTCTCTGGGTACTACGCCGAATGGGGGTGTGTGAAGAACCTAGAAAGAGGTTGGAGACagaggaggggggaaaaaaaagtacaggTGTGACTTGGCCCAGCGACTTTCTGTTCTCTAACTAGCTTTTTCAAATATAACTTAAATCAACCACAGGTTGAGCCACTAACATCTTAAGCATGATTTTAAACTCAGTCTCCCCTTCCCAAATATCTCTGAGCTCTGAGCGGCTTTCCCAAGCCTCCCTCCCTTTTGTCTCCCAAAGTTTCCAGACCCCCGACCCCGCCCAATCATACGACAGTCCTAAGAAACTGGGGACACACCTGGAAGGAAACACTGTCCCTTACACTGAGAAAACTTAGTAGGAAACAGTCCTTTGGTTGAGGAGAGTGGGAGAGGTAGGAGGGAAGGGggccattttcttaaaataataataaaattataaagaaacaaaaaaatcaaaattgatgTAAAAGCAGCACAACGAAAACATGAAATGTCATCAAGTTCAACGTCAAAGCAGCCAACGATTCACAAGAGGCGAACAAATCTCTGAGGAGAAAACCAGAACCCAAAATAGTTGCTCTCAAATTGCACCAAAAACTGCCTGTAGTTTCTTTCACacatgcagttttcttttcttttctttgtctttttttgcaAGGGGGAAGGCAATGGtgaagggaagaagggagtggTTATTTTCCTCCGGGGTTCCTCCCTTGCTGTGGACATTGACTTGAAGCAGCAGAACAGGCAGTCCGGATGTGCCGAGGAAGAGGCTACCACTGTGGCATTCCAGGCCTCGTTGCCATGGCGACCCGAAGCAGGGGCCTGGGGCCTCCTGTCCCCTGACTTGGCGCCGCAGGAGGCCCGGGGTCTGGAGCTCAGCTGTTCTCACGCACCCGCCCCCCGAGCAGTGGAGACCTGGGCTGAGGGCCCTGCTGTGTCCAGGTGGGCTCTGGGGGATCCCATTCCCGGTCCCAGCGCTAAGTCACTGTCATCGAGGCCCCTTTAGCTGACACCCCAATCAAACCCCTTTGTGCGACATGCTACCAATATTTAAAGCCCTGACAAAGTATAGCCTGGGCATGTACCACATTCACTGTTATTTACAAGCACAGCCCCCTATGGGTTTGGGGGCTCCTGCTTTAGAGGATACTTTGGGGAAATTGCTTAAATTGCCTTTTCTGCTGTCTCTGTGAAAGACCTGATACATGTGTTCCCTTTAAATAGTTTTTGCCactttacagaaaggaaaaacagtattTGGATCAACCACTGAGTTGTGTTTAGCCAAGTTTAGGTACTTAAGCACAATGACCCGTGTGAACTGTATTGGTCTCCTTTCCCTTTTGGAAGGGAGGAATTAATCATATCCCATGACCATAAATGACActgggaaacagagagagagagagaaacaggccCATCCCCCTAAAGGCTGGCTCACCAGCCAGCCATGTGCCATAGTGAAGGAAACAGTGGGCTAATGGGATAACGAGATGCCAGCAAGCCAAAGAGCATACCCAACAACCCATGCCTACAATTTGTAGCTATAGCAGCCCCAGAATAAATGCACATAATCCCAATTCCGTCTACGTGTTCTGATGTCCATTTTGCTACAAATGGGCTCATTTATTCTCAATTAGGAAAGCTGCAGTGCCCTAGGAGACACTTAGGAAAATTTGCTAAGTGGCTCATGCCTTTTAAAAGTTagcagtctttttttaaaaaaacatttttccaagCAGGTTGAGAGAACACTGCCAAGCCCATCCCCATACCGGCAAAattcccacaatttttttttttattaaatgggAAACGGTCTGAAAGAAAGAGAATGGGGTATTCTTGTACACACCAGGCCCAGGGACAACAGAGTAACAGAATCATAATGAAGACCACACAATTACAGCACAGTCATAAGAAATCATGTTTGTGAGTGTATGGAGGAGGAaagaggtttaaaaaaagaaaacactgtatTTCTTCCCTCACTCTCTGTGAGTAAAGTGTTAGAAGCAGGACAACATGAGGGACTGAGGCTTCTCAACTCCTTTTCAGGACAACCACAAATAATCCCAGTACCTTTCAGCCAACTTTAAGCATTTGTGAATAAACCCCCTGATTTCCTTATTTCTCCAGCTGAAATTATATCTAATCCACTCCACCCACCCCCCATCTCTTCCTTTCAAATTCTCACTCGAAGCATTATGAATATATACAATATGGACTTATTGCATATACAAAAAACGGTATTTAAATAAGCAATTCTATCCACAGACCCCCCCTGGGAAAAACTCAACTACTTCATTCACACTTCCTGCCGTGGCTGGTACAAATGAAGAACTGTGTTCACCTCACTTCTTAGCAACCTTTAAAACGTGTTGGTTTCAGTCCGTTTGTAGGTCCTGAACAGAGAGAGGATAGCAGATGGTCTCAGGAAAGAGGGTGTATATGCACTGGAAAAGTTTTTGAGTCAAAATCGATGAGAACTAGTATTTTCTGTATTCCTATTTATTACGTTGTTctcaaaataaagataaaaaggaacattttaagTGTCAGGAGTTTAGGTATGTAGAGACCATTCCGTCAGCATGTCAAGAGTGTTACAAAAACTTACTcaagaattttgagaaatattaatGCTCTTAGTATTTCCTcgtttaaaaaaatataccaaGAATTTATCTTATTGTTGAAAATGGTTTTAGGTTATTTTATATTAAGATTTTAAATCTTAGGGTTGTGGATATAAAAGTGCCATTTTTTAAGTTATATTCTGTGGCTAGGTTTTCATGGTCCTATTGTTACTCAGcttcagaaataatattttatcaaaagGCTTCAATAAGTCAGGAGACTAAGTAACCTGAAGGACCTGtccttaataaatttatttaactttggGGCCATGTGAATCAAACATAATCTGTGATTTATCACCAGATGTTTGCACCCCTTCCCATTCCCCACTTGatttaagaaatttgaaaatgcaaGTATACAGTATCCACCATTAATTCTGTCTGTCAGGATGCAAAACCTAATTACACTAAGAGCATCATATACTGAGAAATTTAAATGAATACTGTATATAAAATCTACACAGCTGCACTCATAGCTCCTAATAAAAGAGTAATAGGGACACACAGAGGTTTTATGGTCATTTAATATGATAGAGCAGAAGTCACCACATCTAAAACTGGCATGGCACTGTCTTGAACAGCAGTTTCGATTCAGTTTTGGAGTAATCTAATCTAAAACACGTACATCTCTTCTCAGTTCTCTGCCAAATAGCAAGTTCTCCTAGGTACCCTGCATCACAGTTCCTGTGCAATGTTCTCCAAAATCCTCTTAGTGGGGTACTCTCTGCTCCACACCCAAACTGACTTTTTAAACCAATACGTGCTTTCTCTATACTTTGGAAAGATAAAACTATTCTTGCCTCAGATAAAAGGCATTACATAAAAAGGCCACTTCACAGGCACTTGGGCCTAAGAACTGAGCAACAAAAAATGCTACCACAAGAAGACAACAGAACAGCTTTTGTTTTGGTTgttacaaaaataagaacaatgtcGTACTCATTCATCTACACTGGGAACAGGGAGACAGTATCACAGAGGTATGTGTTTTAATAAAGCAAATAGATGCTGCAATGTGCAGTATTTGTAAAACTGATAACATAGATTTCcaaggaaagatttttaaaatagaccTAACTTATTTTTCAAAGACGTTTCATAAATCTGTTGGTTTGTCAAAAGATAACTGAAGGGTATTCCCGCCCTCATTTGCTGTCAGCCAGGAAGACCCTATAAAAACACCTAATACGATCTGTAGCTTCAGGACTCCTGGGATCACAGGGCAAACCACCATGCATCTCAGGAAATCAGTGGCTGATTCCAGAGAGTTGGCTATGTCTGGCTAAACCCCTggctgctgctttcttttctctccctccccccacacacctttatttttttaacctgatTCCTCTGTTTCTGGATTTTTAGATTTAAGGAGTGAGTTTATTGTTGTTATGAGGAAAGACTCTTATGTGGAAActaaagaacttatttttttaaaaaagccttttttTACATTATGTTCTAAGATAGGGCAAGGATGGGAGAATAGAAAAGAACTTTCAGACAAGAACGGCAaaaaatccaaaggaaataaaagtttaaGATGCTATTACCAGCAACTTTTTCACCTATATCTGAATGGATTTCTGCCAAGAGAtggagcaaaagtttttaacGTCAGACTGCAAACACCTTTCGTTTCTTGAAAAGTACTCTAGAACTGTAAAGCCTAAAAACTATTTCCATGATTAGAGATGTCTATTTTAATATAGTAAGTACTTTATGTTCCTTTAGGGTATAATACACGCATCAAAATGCCCATAGAAATAATCCTGAAAAAGACTGACTGGCCTTCTCTTAAAACCTGTTATTTTCTTGAAAGTAATTTACAGAGTGTGTCAAATGAGGACACAAGAAGCTTACATTgtgtactttaattttttttatttttttcaataaagggACAAAATGGGTGTATGAACAGGTTAATGCAGACAACTGCCAAAAAAACACAGACAGTGGTTTTTCCAATAGAACTTAACAAAGACcagaaacaaatacaataaaaagccAGGTTGTAATGACCTTTGGtcatccaaataaaaaaaaataaaaacaaagaaaaataaaagatcaaattAAGTGCCTCTGTTTTGAACAGGGCACATAAGCAATAATAAATAGTGACTCCCatagtaaaagataaaatttcaagTTACGACAAACAGCTTTCATTACAGGAATAGAAAAggccaataacaaaatattctgCATTGCCATTTACAAAAAAGTATTGACTAAAGCGGGCTTTCTCTTTAATATGCTTTGCATATGAAATTCTTTCCAATCTAAATATAAAGCACCATTTAGTTTTTGGCAATgaaaaaaactgcaaaacattggtttttttttttctttttttctttttttcctttctttcttttactgcaTATGAAGGTAAGATGCTGGAATGTAGGGTGATAGAAGGAAAGGGACAAAAAGCACACTACATAACAAACCAACGTTATTAGCTTGCAGTACTGCATACAGTATGGCAGcaggaaaaaggaacaaaaaaggaTATGTACAACCCCTATGACAGCCATCCGTGTGACATTCTAGCAGGCTCCCCCAAACTGCCATTATATGgcttctcatctgtacaatgtcacacttttgtttctcttttttttttttttttttgaagcataCAAATAATTTGCACTATATTATCctgccaaattaaaaaaatatactgtggcagcctgtctttttttttttttccactaccAAAAAAGGTACATTGATACCTTTTAAGAGAACAAGCAACAGTTAAAAATACAAGCTTCAATATAAATACTATAGTGCCTAACACTAGATGAACATTTAATTCAAATACCAttctagaaatacagaaaaaagacCATAAATGTGTTTTAGCATAGGAATCAACATGAGTGTGCATTTTCCTATATTTAAGTACTATATAATCTTAaacctttccccaatgtatgtttttttaCAACCTGAAGAGCGGTGTGTATCCAAGGCATAGAATTTCCACTaccatttttaaatggataacAAGTCTTGTAACACCACCAAGACAATGGAACCCTAAAATGCAGTTCCCCCTAAACATAatgaagtgttttttaaaaaaattttttcttaacatttatattttaaaaagttttgtacAAAAAAATCCTTGCACTGTAGAAGCGAAAGCAATCATTCATTTCTATGTTAAGTGTATTCTGTTTCCATTCACAGCGCTTGCAATGTTGCGTCCAAGTAAGCTCAATAGTCAAGTAAATGGCTGGCaaagttttttttagttttttttttttaaatatgctcaTCAATGAGAttgtgttcaatttttttttcagcattctTGCAACTTTTCCCTTAAGTATAGACCTGTAAACTGGGAAAATTGTACAGTGCACTTAATTGTCCTATCTGAGCAGGTTTATTTTATACTCAACCTCTGTATCTCTGATTAGAGAAAAGATACAGATATCACAGGCAGAGTCAAGTGCTATTTGAACACCAACTGGGGCAGATGCTagcttaataaaaaagaaaaaattaaaaaaataaaataaagacaatgaaTCCTCTTCCATGTTAACACAAATAGCACACAGTGTatggaaaagaaatgaagtacaacTTTTAGGGAGCACAGACATACTGCTACTCTTAaaactctttctcttctttttttaagaatgtcACATTTAAATGCAAGTCTTAAGAAATTCATAGTTAATCATCATTGTATCAATATTAGCTTATATGCCTGTTCTAGTTAAAAATGGCAAATAGTACCACATTGTGCTAATAAATCACATACTTTTTCCCCTCTGTTCCCCTCTGTCAAACTTACTGTCAGCctcttctttttaatgtggtaTACAAGGTCTTAAAGATTATTATTTGATTGTCCATTTGACAACCAAGTGGATCTGGATCTATTTCTTTTGGtgccagaattttttaaaaggcattattTAAAACAACTATCGTCATCAAATGAACTCCTTACTAATGTATTTAATTGTGTTCTAGGGCTTTTGCACATTACACattcaatttaattatttaaaaaagataaaaccttGGGCACCATAGCCCATTTCTTTTAAGCTCTCACCAGGAGCAAAGTAGCTTTTATACTGGTATAATCAGTTTTGTTAACAAAATTAAACTAAAGGGAAAATGATGATTAACTAGGACATACTGGGTCATATTTTTAGGTAGCCACCGTTGTGAGAAATACAATATAGAATTAAATGCTAGGTCCTAAGGTTTATTATCTCACCCAATGCTGAATTAAGCTACAAGTTTATAACAAGTAGAAAGAACCATCCATGTGGTTTTTATAGATCCAAGGCactcatattttaaaaccaaatgagagaataaacttgttgtttttctgttaatttgtCAATTCAAGGCCTTTTTTCCCTCTCCAATTGATACATTTAACCCTTTAGAGACAGACAATTAGCtcatagagttttttttttttttttcagtgctatCTATTCTGTCTATAGAGGGTTAAAACAAAGACTGTTTTTCCTCcttatgttataaaataaaactgtacatGATATGTATTACAGAATGTATGCAGCatggtctttttctctctctctctctttttctctcagaaCGGAACTGGAAACAGCAACATTTTTGCTCAGCAACCAATTAGGGACAATTTAAAATAGCCATAACATACCATACAtgctaagtttaaaaaaaaaaaaaaaacatacacaacATGTAAATTATTGCACAAGAGAAAGGCTCAAAGTTTGCGTAAAATGCAATAGTATTGCCCCATACAGATCATGCATTCAAACGGTgagaacataaaggaaaaaaaaaaaagaaagaaaaagaaaaaagaaaaagaaaaaaaaaccaggtGTGCTGGTGACAAGCACTCTCATGTTCTTAGCTTCCGATacttctgtttgtttgtctgtttgtttaaaTCACATGGgcctagaaaaaaaatcctacaggGAGTGGGGCTGGAGGGCCATGGGGAAGGAAGGGGTGGTGGTGAAAAAAGGGAGTGTCAGGTGGGAGCGAGGGAAGGGTATTAATATACCTCTATTCAGTTTTTATATCATTATTCAACACTCGATCACTGtgccattttttcatgtgtttctccAGGGTACTGTACACGCTAAAAGGCATCTTACAAATTTCACATTTGTAAACGTCCTTCCCCACCTGGCCATGCGTTTTCATGTGCCTGGTGAGCTTGCTACTCTGGGCACAGGCATAGTTGCACAGCTCGCATTTATAAGGCCTTTCGCCCGTGTGGCTTCTCCTGTGGACAGTGAGATTGCTACAGTTCTTGAAGACCTTCCCACAGTACTCACAAGTGTCGCTGCGTCTGCCCTCTTTTGAGCTGGGCCTGCCCGGGCCCGGACCACTAATATGGGGCGTGCTCCCTCCACTTCCCGTGCCGCTGCGCCCCGAGATCCCTCCGTCCAGCTCCCCGGGCGGCGTGGAGAAGCGCAAGCTCCCGTTCTCCGAGGAGTGCTCCGATGAGGAGGCAAAAGGCGATTGTCTGGAGTCTCCGAAGCTAAGGAAGGGATCTTTGAGCTGCCTGGAGGCTGCATAGCCAGCGAGCCACTGTGAGTACACGTTCTCCGTGTTGGGCATCGCGGCCGGGGGCAGGTCGAACTCCTTCTCGAGCTTGATGCGCTTGGAGAAGGGGCTCAGCGAGCTGGGGCTGCCCAGCAGCAGCTTTTTGGACAGGCCCCCCGAGGCTGACTCGCCCGGGGAGCAGCCGCGGCCGTTAACAGTGCCATCGTCTATGCGGTCCGACTCGCCGGCCACCGAGTCTTCGTCGCAAGTGTCCCTGTGGCCCTCAGCCTCGGCCAGGTGGCCGCGCTTATGCTTCTCGCCCAGGACCTGGTGGAAGGCCTCGCTGAAGTGCTGCATGGAGCTGAGCACCATGCCCTGCATGACGTCGGGCAGGGCGCGGCCCTCGTCGCCCACGCCCACCACCGCGCCCCGCGAGCTGTTCTCGTGGTGGCGCGCCGCCTCCAGGCTCAGCCCGAAGCCGTAGTCCACCCTTTCGCTCTCCgtcagctcctcctcctcctcttcctcctcttcttcctcttcctcgtcgtcctcctcttcctcctcgtcCCCGTTCTCCGGGATCAGGTTGGGGTCGTTCTCGCTCTTGAACTTGGCCACCACGGACTTGAGCGCGCTGCTGGCGCTGCCCACCAGGTCGCTGGTGCCGGGTTCCGGGGAGCTGGCGGTGGAGAGACCGTCGTCGGACTTGACCGTCATGGGGGACGACTTGTGCATGTGCGTCTTCATGTGGCGCTTCAGCTTGCTGGCCTGCGTGCACGCGTGGTCGCACAGGTTGCACTTGTAGGGCTTCTCGCCCGTGTGGCTGCGCCGGTGCACCACCAGGTTGCTCTGAAATTTGAACGTCTTGCCGCAGAACTCGCATGACTTGGACTTGACCGGgggctgggagggaggaggggcggattgcagaggagggagggggggcGTCGCCAGGAAGGGCGGCTTGCTACCTGGCTGGAATGGTTGCAGTAACCTTTGCATAGGGCTGGGCCGGCCTGGGGACAGCGGTGGGCTAGACGTGTTCCCTGCCAGCTCTCTAAGTCTCCTAGAGAAATCCATGGCGGGAGGCTCCATAGCCATTGGATTCAACCGCAGCACCCTGTCAAAGGCACTCGGGTGATGGGTGGCCAGGGCCATCTCTTCCGCCCCCAGGCGCTCTATGCGGTGGGGGTCCAAGTGATGTCTCGGTGGTGGACTAAACAGGGGGGGAGTGGGTGGAAAGCGCCCTTCTGCCAGGCCGGAAGCCTCTCTCGATACTGATCCTGGTATTCTTAGCAGGTTAAAGGGGTTATTGTCTGCAATATGAATCCCATGGAGAGGTGGCTGGGAAGGACATTCTGCACCTAGTCCTGAAGGGATACCAACCCGCGGGGTCAGGGGACTTCCGTGTTCGCTTTCTAAGTAGATTCTTAATCCATGAGTGTTCTGTGCGTGTTGCAAGAGAAACCATGCACTGGTGAATGGCTGTTTGCAAGTTGTACATGTGTAGCTGCTGGGCTCATCTTTACCTGCAAAATAATACAACACCAACATCAATGTTTAATCACCGAGTCGGGCATCAGCAATTGCTTATTTATGTTCCacctcctgccttcccttccctcaCCCCTCAACCCCAAGGCCTAAGCCCTCACTGACTACCCCTGTGCCTAGATGGTGCCTTGCAGGCCTGGTGGTTGGTGCCCAAACAATATCTGTCCAATCAGCTTCCTGCCATTAATCTTAGTTCtgagaattttatatccagtctccaaaacagaaaaaaatcctgaCCTGGTCAAGCTTGAGTACGAGAATTCCTACCTTCTAGAGACCTCATCTTCTGAACTTTCCAATCTCATTGGCTGTGGTTTGGGGAAATCCATTCCCTCTCtgtgtgcctccatttcctcatctgtttaaATGAGGGATTTGGGCAAGGTAATCTAagggaaactttttattttctaaatcctATGATTCTGCTCCCCCTTGGGTGCCTGGTGAACATTCTAAATAGGCAGTCATTTCATAGAGATAtcaaaaacaagagaaagtcaGCTCCCTGTAATTCTCTATGGctctaaaaatgcttttaatcTTAGCCTGAAACACACTAATTGTTGAAATTGTTCAAATGAGAAGGTACTCATAAGATACTTCCAGGGACTAGAGACTAGCAACATTCTCATATCCCACCTTGTGGGAAGGTCAGTGAGTCCCAATTTTGGTTCTGCGACACCTCATGGGGACACCCATTTTCATCTCAAGGGATGTTGagaaaatctcaaaagaaatttaCTTCAGATTTACCTGACAGGCCGTATCAAATCTTTAGGGGTTGTCCCCCAGTCAAACAAATGCAAGTCTAGAGAAGTTGGGAGGAGTGGCTGGTGTCAACGTGAGCAGACACGGCATCCTAGTTTAACCAACAGTTACAGCAGCCAGCACCAAGACAGGCAGCAGGCTGAGAAATGCTACACTATCCTCCTCCTCATTATTTTGAGAGGCTAACAACGTGCACCAAATTATACACCATCCTGCGCCCTCGGCTGAGACTCAGCTCCAgttgagaaagaaacagaaagacacagtTCAGGCAGTCAACTCTTTGGCCAGTAGCCAAGCCGTCTGGAGAGGGCCCTGCTTAAGTCACATTATTGCTCTCTCGCTGAAAAGAACCCAAGAGTAGTAAATGCCACTTTGGCAAAGAGGGGCCAGCTTGACTTCACTAAATCATTGATTTTTGGAGATagctaaattttaaataaataaatatacatatgtgtggtGTATAAAGGAAATAACTAACCAACAGTTTACCAGTCAACTGTAGCATTAAAAAGGGCACAAGTGATGGTGGACAAAGGACAAGGATGAGAAAAATAGGTAACTTCCCAGGGATGCCAAAAAAGACAGGGCttaaaatataacagaaataacAAGCTTTTAAGAGGGGCTATAGAAGAGTTCCTTTGGCCCACAGCTAGTATTTgtcagtaactttttaaaaagggacaaaaCTCACCATGGAGCTAAAAGTGGAAACGAGGAATTAATCAATTATATGATTCCTCCATTTAGCAAGTCAGAAAGAAAAGCTGGCAGGGTCTTCTCAGGAGCTCCAAACACTCATACTCCAAAACAGGCCAGCCTCGCTCAAGCACTTGTCTAAATAATGGACTCCTGCCCTGACCTTGTAATTTACTTTACAATGCATTTATAATCTCACTCAATATATCCCACTCCTGGGTAAATCTCTTTTACAAGATTAGATGGTAAGATACCAAAATTAGGTTTCAACATTTGTCTAATGTGcccgggggggggtggggggggggcagaaagACTTTGAAAGAAAACGTTGACATTAGTATCACATTATCTGCctatttttgtttgcttcctgTCTTAAGAGGGAAATAAAAAGCTTCATTTAGagtattttcataaattttttgttgttgttgaacaATGACTTGGGTCCCAAATAGGCAGGAAGAAAACCACCTGTTTCCAACTACTGTGACCCTCTGTGGCTTTCTCCCTTGCCTCTCTAGGATTCTAGGTTATTTTCATACATTTAGCCTAACAATCTGAATTGGGTAAGTAAAAAGGAGATTTGTCAACTGAAGCAAGTCCTTAACACTTTCATCACTCCCAAATGCCTTAAAGTCATATTTCTATTGAAACCAGGACTGGACCCATAATTAGTGCTGCTGGTTTCACACGCGCCACGAATGCGGCCATCGGTAAATGCCGAAATCTGAGCCATTCAGCACTACACCAAGGATCTCATTTGtatcctttcaaaaaaaaaaaagtccattttaTTTTGCTGCCCTGAgcttcctaaattttttttcagagccAGCTATGTGATAGTGCTACAGTATGTTAACACTGTGATGTTATACTCCCCTCTCTCATGTATCAGGTCAGAGAAAATGGCATTTTATCTTATAATGAGCACACAACATACAGTTTTCACTATCGCATTTTAGTATTCCCATCAACTAGATATTCTAGATCATGAGGGCAGCTAGTGTAATCATAATGTCAATGAGAAGGGCTGTTACAATTGCGACTAAAGATTACATGGAAAGGGCTGCTTTGAAACTGGTAATTATTACCAGTCCACTAATAGCAAATGATGCATTACAATTTCACCATATAATCTGTATTTCACTCAGCTTGTGCTGGTGCACCGTATTATATTACAGTGCTCACAGATTCTAAATTCCTAAACTGCAGTCATCAATAAATGTGTTACTTGCCATAATTTGTGAAATTACTTTGTTCATAACATCTTTGATGGCTTAGAAAGACCAGAATTGATTTTCTGCATGGCAAAATTAGGGCTACATTGATTTATTGActtgtaaaatataataatattcttCATTTACTCTGATGAAAATCAACTTCTCAATTTGAGAGCCTCATTGGGCATTCACAGGGATTGTTTTGATTTAGAGCAATAAACTGAGACCTGGCCTGCAAGCATAGGAACTCCAAGCATCAAAAGGGTTAAAAAGAGCTAGTAGCCCCCCtactggcttttattttatttcattttattttatgggaaGGAATGACCCCCATTTCGAGTGTATCACCAATGCTAAAAAGTCATGTGAGCTAAGCCTCAAGATTTAGAAGAACAAGGAGGTCTGAGGCTGGACCCCTgctctgtcatttactagctTGTGACTCAGGGATGGCACTTCATTTCTCTGAACCTTAGgattcctatctgtaaaatgagcataaaCATAATACCTTTAAAGAATTGCAAGTGTAAGGCTCAAATGACAGAAGTATATAAAAGCCCTCTGTAAACTA
It encodes:
- the BCL11A gene encoding B-cell lymphoma/leukemia 11A isoform X4, which codes for MSRRKQGKPQHLSKREFSPEPLEAILTDDEPDHGPLGAPEGDHDLLTCGQCQMNFPLGDILIFIEHKRKQCNGSLCLEKAVDKPPSPSPIEMKKASNPVEVGIQVTPEDDDCLSTSSRGICPKQEHIAGKDEPSSYTCTTCKQPFTSAWFLLQHAQNTHGLRIYLESEHGSPLTPRVGIPSGLGAECPSQPPLHGIHIADNNPFNLLRIPGSVSREASGLAEGRFPPTPPLFSPPPRHHLDPHRIERLGAEEMALATHHPSAFDRVLRLNPMAMEPPAMDFSRRLRELAGNTSSPPLSPGRPSPMQRLLQPFQPGSKPPFLATPPLPPLQSAPPPSQPPVKSKSCEFCGKTFKFQSNLVVHRRSHTGEKPYKCNLCDHACTQASKLKRHMKTHMHKSSPMTVKSDDGLSTASSPEPGTSDLVGSASSALKSVVAKFKSENDPNLIPENGDEEEEEDDEEEEEEEEEEEEELTESERVDYGFGLSLEAARHHENSSRGAVVGVGDEGRALPDVMQGMVLSSMQHFSEAFHQVLGEKHKRGHLAEAEGHRDTCDEDSVAGESDRIDDGTVNGRGCSPGESASGGLSKKLLLGSPSSLSPFSKRIKLEKEFDLPPAAMPNTENVYSQWLAGYAASRQLKDPFLSFGDSRQSPFASSSEHSSENGSLRFSTPPGELDGGISGRSGTGSGGSTPHISGPGPGRPSSKEGRRSDTCEYCGKVFKNCSNLTVHRRSHTGERPYKCELCNYACAQSSKLTRHMKTHGQVLHTPPFGVVPRELKMCGSFRMEAREPLSSEKM
- the BCL11A gene encoding B-cell lymphoma/leukemia 11A isoform X2, whose protein sequence is MSRRKQGKPQHLSKREFSPEPLEAILTDDEPDHGPLGAPEGDHDLLTCGQCQMNFPLGDILIFIEHKRKQCNGSLCLEKAVDKPPSPSPIEMKKASNPVEVGIQVTPEDDDCLSTSSRGICPKQEHIADKLLHWRGLSSPRSAHGALIPTPGMSAEYAPQGICKDEPSSYTCTTCKQPFTSAWFLLQHAQNTHGLRIYLESEHGSPLTPRVGIPSGLGAECPSQPPLHGIHIADNNPFNLLRIPGSVSREASGLAEGRFPPTPPLFSPPPRHHLDPHRIERLGAEEMALATHHPSAFDRVLRLNPMAMEPPAMDFSRRLRELAGNTSSPPLSPGRPSPMQRLLQPFQPGSKPPFLATPPLPPLQSAPPPSQPPVKSKSCEFCGKTFKFQSNLVVHRRSHTGEKPYKCNLCDHACTQASKLKRHMKTHMHKSSPMTVKSDDGLSTASSPEPGTSDLVGSASSALKSVVAKFKSENDPNLIPENGDEEEEEDDEEEEEEEEEEEEELTESERVDYGFGLSLEAARHHENSSRGAVVGVGDEGRALPDVMQGMVLSSMQHFSEAFHQVLGEKHKRGHLAEAEGHRDTCDEDSVAGESDRIDDGTVNGRGCSPGESASGGLSKKLLLGSPSSLSPFSKRIKLEKEFDLPPAAMPNTENVYSQWLAGYAASRQLKDPFLSFGDSRQSPFASSSEHSSENGSLRFSTPPGELDGGISGRSGTGSGGSTPHISGPGPGRPSSKEGRRSDTCEYCGKVFKNCSNLTVHRRSHTGERPYKCELCNYACAQSSKLTRHMKTHGQVLHTPPFGVVPRELKMCGSFRMEAREPLSSEKM